Proteins from one Loktanella sp. M215 genomic window:
- the lspA gene encoding signal peptidase II, protein MRLVFWAGFWTFLLDQATKYAVVHGMNLMTRQEIDVIPPFLVFQMAWNRGVNFGLGAGADVRWVLIGVAVAISAAVLVWLWRSGGTTYTYIAAGLLIGGALGNVVDRLLYGAVADFINMSCCGFDNPYAFNVADVAIFAGAVGLAFLPDGKAPKAPRAKG, encoded by the coding sequence ATGCGTTTGGTTTTTTGGGCTGGGTTCTGGACGTTTCTGCTGGATCAGGCGACGAAATACGCCGTCGTGCATGGCATGAACCTGATGACCCGGCAGGAAATCGACGTGATCCCGCCGTTTCTGGTGTTCCAGATGGCGTGGAACCGGGGCGTGAACTTTGGCCTTGGGGCCGGGGCCGACGTGCGCTGGGTGCTGATCGGGGTGGCTGTCGCGATCTCGGCGGCGGTGCTGGTCTGGCTGTGGCGGTCGGGGGGGACGACCTATACCTATATCGCGGCTGGCCTGCTGATCGGCGGTGCGCTGGGCAATGTCGTGGACCGGCTGCTGTACGGGGCTGTGGCGGATTTCATCAACATGTCCTGCTGCGGGTTCGACAACCCCTATGCGTTCAACGTGGCGGATGTGGCGATCTTTGCGGGGGCCGTGGGGCTGGCGTTCCTGCCGGACGGCAAGGCGCCCAAGGCGCCGCGGGCCAAGGGTTGA
- a CDS encoding M16 family metallopeptidase — protein sequence MTRMLAVPFLILGLTPLHAQTAAPPAETQLADAGVTADAARSFTEGDKTVSVTAPVRIGDDVTTFSLDNGMDVVVIEDHRAPVVVQMVWYRAGSADELVGQSGVAHFLEHLLFKGTDKLAPGEFSATVAANGGSDNAFTSYDYTAYYQRVAADRLPLMMEMESDRMKNLKLSESDIVTERNVILEERNQRTENNPGALAREQFMAAQYQNLRYGVPVIGWKHEMEELSLEDALAFYGLNYSPNNAILIVAGDVQPDDVMALAAKYYGVIAPESDLPERLRPQEPPQSAPRRITYTDARVSQPYLVRSYLATERNTGDQKTAAALVYLAELLGGSSFTSELGKALQFDTQTAVYASAGYDPSSLDTSTFALSVVPATGVTLSEAEAEMDKVVADFMAKDIDPAAMDRIRNQMKAQEIYALDDVQGRAQRYGAALTQGLTVQDVEAWPQVLQEVTADDVKAAAAQIFDLNQSVTGWVVADKEQAQ from the coding sequence ATGACACGCATGTTGGCCGTTCCCTTTCTGATCCTCGGGCTGACGCCCCTGCACGCCCAGACCGCCGCACCGCCGGCCGAGACGCAGCTTGCCGATGCCGGTGTGACCGCTGACGCGGCGCGCAGCTTTACCGAAGGCGACAAGACGGTCAGCGTCACGGCCCCGGTCAGGATCGGTGACGACGTGACGACCTTCAGCCTTGATAACGGCATGGATGTCGTGGTGATCGAGGATCACCGCGCGCCGGTCGTCGTGCAGATGGTCTGGTATCGCGCCGGGTCCGCGGATGAGCTGGTCGGTCAGTCCGGTGTGGCGCATTTTCTGGAACACCTGCTGTTCAAGGGCACCGACAAGCTGGCGCCCGGCGAGTTTTCGGCCACGGTCGCGGCAAACGGCGGGTCCGACAACGCCTTTACCAGCTATGACTACACCGCCTATTACCAGCGCGTCGCCGCCGACCGTCTGCCCCTGATGATGGAGATGGAAAGCGACCGGATGAAGAACCTCAAGCTGTCCGAATCCGATATCGTGACAGAGCGGAACGTCATTCTGGAAGAGCGCAACCAGCGGACCGAGAACAATCCCGGTGCGCTGGCGCGCGAGCAATTCATGGCGGCGCAGTACCAGAACCTGCGGTACGGCGTCCCCGTCATCGGCTGGAAGCACGAGATGGAGGAGTTGAGCCTTGAGGACGCGCTGGCGTTCTATGGCCTGAATTACTCGCCCAACAACGCGATCCTGATCGTGGCGGGGGACGTGCAGCCCGACGACGTGATGGCGTTGGCCGCGAAATACTACGGCGTGATCGCACCCGAGTCCGATCTACCGGAACGGCTGCGCCCGCAAGAGCCGCCGCAAAGCGCGCCGCGCCGCATCACCTATACGGATGCGCGCGTCAGCCAGCCCTATCTTGTGCGCAGCTACCTTGCGACGGAGCGGAACACCGGCGACCAGAAGACCGCAGCCGCGCTCGTCTATCTGGCGGAGTTGCTGGGCGGGTCGTCCTTCACCTCTGAACTGGGAAAGGCGCTGCAGTTCGACACGCAGACCGCCGTCTATGCCAGTGCGGGTTACGATCCCTCCAGCCTCGATACCTCGACCTTTGCGCTGTCGGTGGTGCCTGCGACCGGCGTGACGCTGTCAGAGGCCGAGGCCGAGATGGACAAGGTCGTGGCCGATTTCATGGCCAAGGATATCGACCCCGCCGCGATGGACCGCATCCGCAATCAGATGAAGGCGCAGGAAATCTATGCGCTGGACGATGTGCAGGGCCGCGCGCAGCGCTATGGTGCTGCACTGACCCAAGGCCTGACCGTGCAGGACGTGGAGGCCTGGCCGCAGGTGCTGCAGGAGGTGACGGCTGATGACGTCAAGGCCGCCGCCGCACAGATCTTTGATCTGAACCAATCCGTGACCGGCTGGGTCGTCGCCGACAAGGAGCAAGCCCAATGA
- a CDS encoding MFS transporter → MTRLPAFALFAAIINAAGLPIYIYAPKYYADTYGVSLTALGALLAALRLVDVVQDPVLGWFSERLDRSKALAVTLGVVLLAASMLGLFAVTPPIAPLWWFGITITALFSAFSFLTINFYAQGIAKAGAGDDGHVRLAAWRETGSLLGICAAAIAPTLLMGAVGAPFAVFAWGFAVLALVAAVVMWPEWRGRTVAEATPIRTILSDGITRRLLLLALVNATPLAVSSTLFLFYVDGRLNAPGWEGPLLVLFFLAAALSSPGWSALARRFGAKRVLLAAMVLAVLSFGYTLRLGAGDQGAFAVVCVLSGASIGADLTLLPAMFARRMAVVSPNGGQGFGLWSLVNKLTLAFAAAVLLPLLEQAGFVSGSDSPAGALTLLTWLYAGVPCGLKLLAIALLSATTLEDRGPDAI, encoded by the coding sequence TTGACCCGGCTGCCCGCCTTCGCCCTGTTCGCGGCGATCATCAACGCGGCGGGCCTGCCGATCTATATCTACGCGCCGAAATACTATGCCGACACTTACGGCGTCAGCCTGACGGCGCTGGGGGCGTTGCTGGCGGCCTTGCGGCTGGTGGACGTGGTGCAGGACCCGGTGCTGGGCTGGTTCAGCGAACGGCTGGACCGCAGCAAGGCGCTGGCCGTGACACTGGGCGTCGTGCTGCTGGCCGCGTCCATGCTGGGCCTTTTCGCCGTGACGCCGCCGATTGCGCCGCTGTGGTGGTTCGGGATCACGATCACCGCGCTGTTCAGCGCGTTTTCGTTTCTGACGATCAACTTCTATGCCCAAGGCATCGCCAAGGCGGGGGCGGGCGACGACGGTCACGTCAGGCTGGCGGCGTGGCGAGAGACCGGGTCGCTGCTGGGCATCTGTGCCGCCGCCATCGCACCGACGCTGCTGATGGGCGCGGTCGGGGCGCCTTTTGCCGTGTTTGCGTGGGGCTTTGCCGTGCTGGCGCTGGTCGCCGCCGTCGTCATGTGGCCGGAATGGCGGGGCCGGACGGTGGCGGAGGCGACACCGATCCGCACCATCCTGTCAGACGGCATCACCCGGCGCCTTCTGCTGCTGGCGCTGGTGAACGCGACGCCGCTGGCGGTGTCGTCCACCCTGTTCCTGTTCTACGTCGACGGCCGCCTGAACGCGCCGGGGTGGGAGGGGCCGTTGCTGGTGCTGTTCTTCCTCGCCGCGGCGTTGTCGTCGCCGGGCTGGTCGGCGCTGGCGCGGCGCTTCGGCGCAAAGCGGGTGCTGCTGGCGGCGATGGTGCTGGCTGTGCTGTCGTTTGGCTATACCCTGCGACTGGGGGCGGGGGATCAGGGGGCCTTTGCCGTCGTCTGCGTGCTGTCGGGGGCCAGCATCGGCGCGGACCTGACCCTGTTACCCGCCATGTTCGCGCGGCGCATGGCGGTCGTGTCGCCCAACGGCGGGCAGGGGTTCGGATTGTGGAGCCTTGTGAACAAGCTGACGCTGGCCTTTGCGGCCGCCGTGCTGCTGCCGCTGCTGGAACAGGCGGGCTTCGTCTCTGGCAGCGATAGCCCAGCGGGGGCGCTGACGCTGCTGACGTGGCTTTACGCGGGCGTGCCCTGCGGTCTGAAACTGTTGGCGATCGCCCTGTTGTCGGCCACAACGCTTGAGGATCGCGGTCCAGACGCTATCTGA
- a CDS encoding M16 family metallopeptidase, whose protein sequence is MIRFALTLCAALAASTAHAAIDIQQVTSPGGIKAWLVEDHNIPFTALEIRVRGGASLDLPGKRGATNLMMATLEEGAGDLDAQAFQTKREDLAASYGFDAGDDMVSISAQFLTDNRDAAVALLRDAIVTPRFDQTAVDRVRQQVLANIASAAKSPQDIAGKAFDAAAFGDHPYGSSLSGTVESVTALTRDDIVTAHANALTRDRVYVGAVGDISAADLGPMLDELLGDLPAEGPPIPADATYDLTGGTEVIPFDTPQAVALFGHEGIERDDPDYMAAYILNEALGAGGFESRLMQEVREKRGLTYGVSTFLVPKFHASLILGQVASANATIGQAIEVIKAEWARMAQDGMTQEELDSVKTYLTGAYPLRFDGNAEIASILVGMQVIDLPPEYVVNRNDMLNAVTLDDVNRVARELLRPEDLHFVVVGQPDGLASGN, encoded by the coding sequence ATGATCCGTTTCGCCCTCACACTCTGCGCCGCACTCGCCGCCAGCACCGCCCATGCGGCGATCGACATCCAGCAGGTGACCTCGCCCGGCGGGATCAAGGCCTGGCTGGTGGAGGATCACAACATCCCCTTCACCGCGCTGGAAATCCGGGTGCGCGGCGGTGCCTCGCTTGATCTGCCGGGCAAGCGCGGCGCGACGAACCTGATGATGGCCACGCTGGAGGAAGGCGCTGGCGATCTGGACGCGCAGGCGTTCCAGACCAAGCGCGAGGATCTGGCGGCGAGCTATGGCTTTGACGCGGGCGACGACATGGTGTCGATCAGCGCGCAGTTTCTGACCGATAATCGCGACGCGGCGGTGGCATTGCTGCGCGATGCCATCGTGACTCCGCGGTTCGACCAGACCGCCGTGGACCGCGTGCGCCAGCAGGTGCTGGCCAATATCGCCAGCGCCGCGAAGTCGCCGCAGGACATCGCGGGCAAGGCCTTTGATGCCGCGGCCTTTGGCGATCATCCTTATGGCTCGTCCTTGAGTGGCACGGTCGAGAGCGTCACTGCGCTGACCCGCGACGATATCGTGACGGCGCATGCCAACGCCCTGACCCGCGACCGGGTCTATGTGGGGGCGGTGGGCGATATCTCTGCCGCGGATCTTGGTCCGATGCTGGACGAATTGCTGGGCGATCTGCCCGCCGAAGGACCGCCGATACCTGCCGACGCCACCTATGATCTGACCGGCGGGACCGAGGTCATTCCCTTTGATACGCCGCAGGCCGTGGCGCTGTTCGGTCACGAGGGGATCGAGCGTGACGATCCCGATTACATGGCCGCCTATATCCTGAACGAGGCGCTGGGGGCGGGTGGTTTCGAATCCCGCCTGATGCAGGAGGTGCGCGAAAAGCGTGGCCTGACCTATGGCGTCAGCACGTTCTTGGTGCCGAAATTCCATGCCTCGCTGATTCTGGGGCAGGTGGCGTCGGCCAATGCGACGATCGGGCAGGCGATCGAGGTCATCAAGGCGGAATGGGCGCGGATGGCGCAGGACGGCATGACGCAGGAGGAGCTGGACAGCGTGAAGACCTATCTGACCGGCGCCTATCCCCTGCGGTTCGACGGCAATGCCGAGATCGCCAGCATCCTCGTCGGCATGCAGGTGATCGACCTGCCGCCGGAATACGTGGTGAACCGCAACGACATGCTGAACGCGGTGACGCTGGACGATGTGAACCGCGTGGCGCGGGAACTGCTGCGGCCCGAGGATCTGCATTTCGTCGTGGTCGGACAGCCGGACGGTCTGGCCTCTGGTAACTAA
- a CDS encoding DNA recombination protein RmuC — translation MIQLGDQSYALTDPPVLIGLGLIAVIVLVVLTLALRGGRQSRAMRDLTGQMGQLSDYMQALGTGQTQLGANIRTVAEAQSVAQTHVLGTMERRLAEVQERMKETLTGSAEKSAKQLTALQERLATIDRAQTNIEKLSGDVLSLQDILSNKQRRGLFGEIQLTDIVGKALPADSFTLQHTLSNGKRADCLVHLPNPPGPIVIDAKFPLEAYEALAAAETRELQSNALRALGYAVRKHIRDIAEKYIIEGETADGAIMFLPSEAVYAELHARLPEVVRAGFDARVWIVSPTTCMATLNTMRAILKDARMREQAGAIRTALKQLHRDVEIITEKAGRLETHLRQAGEDVAGVLTAATRASKRADRLDNFDFEELPSVADSDPLPLAPRRASGQD, via the coding sequence ATGATCCAGCTGGGCGACCAGAGTTACGCGCTGACCGATCCGCCCGTTCTGATCGGCCTTGGGCTGATCGCCGTCATCGTCCTTGTGGTCCTGACCCTTGCTTTGCGTGGCGGACGGCAGAGCCGGGCGATGCGCGACCTGACCGGCCAGATGGGGCAGTTGTCCGACTACATGCAGGCGCTGGGCACCGGTCAGACGCAGCTGGGCGCCAATATCCGCACCGTGGCCGAGGCGCAGAGCGTGGCGCAGACCCATGTCCTTGGCACGATGGAGCGCCGTCTGGCCGAGGTGCAGGAGCGCATGAAGGAGACCCTGACCGGTTCGGCCGAGAAATCGGCCAAGCAGTTGACGGCGTTGCAGGAACGTCTGGCCACCATCGACCGCGCCCAGACCAATATCGAGAAGCTGTCCGGCGATGTGCTGTCCTTGCAGGATATCTTGTCGAACAAGCAGCGGCGCGGATTGTTCGGCGAGATCCAGTTGACCGACATCGTGGGCAAGGCGCTGCCCGCCGACAGTTTCACGCTGCAGCACACCCTGTCGAACGGCAAACGCGCCGATTGCCTCGTGCATCTGCCGAATCCGCCGGGCCCCATCGTGATCGACGCCAAGTTCCCGCTGGAGGCCTACGAGGCGCTGGCTGCCGCCGAGACGCGCGAGTTGCAGTCCAATGCGCTGCGCGCATTGGGCTATGCGGTGCGAAAACATATCCGCGATATCGCTGAGAAATATATCATCGAAGGCGAGACGGCGGACGGGGCGATCATGTTCCTGCCGTCAGAGGCGGTCTATGCGGAGTTGCACGCGCGCCTGCCGGAGGTCGTGCGCGCGGGCTTCGACGCGCGGGTCTGGATCGTGTCGCCGACGACCTGCATGGCGACGCTGAACACGATGCGCGCGATCCTGAAGGACGCGCGGATGCGTGAACAGGCGGGGGCGATCCGCACGGCGCTGAAGCAGTTGCACCGCGATGTCGAGATCATCACCGAGAAGGCCGGCCGGCTGGAAACCCATCTGCGGCAGGCCGGCGAGGACGTGGCCGGTGTGCTGACCGCCGCCACGCGGGCGAGCAAGCGGGCCGACCGGCTGGACAATTTCGATTTCGAGGAGTTGCCGTCCGTGGCGGACAGCGACCCTTTGCCACTTGCGCCCCGGCGGGCCAGCGGCCAAGACTGA
- a CDS encoding SDR family NAD(P)-dependent oxidoreductase produces MDWQGKKYWIVGASEGLGRALAHKLSRVGVEVIVSARSEDRLRSLVAELPGKASWVTVDVADLESVEAARKQVGEIDGLVYLAGVYWPMQSSEWDNKQAEAMANVNYVGASRVIGSVMKDFTARDRGHIVVTSSLTAFRGLPGTIGYTASKAAIMSLAECMYADLRKTGVDVQVVNPGFVKTQLTEKNDFNMPFIMEPEEAATEIFDHMNNPTRFKKGFPVVFSWVFRLAQFLPDWAYYGIFRPKG; encoded by the coding sequence GTGGACTGGCAAGGCAAAAAATACTGGATCGTCGGCGCAAGCGAGGGCCTTGGCCGTGCGCTGGCCCACAAGCTGAGCCGCGTCGGGGTCGAAGTCATCGTCTCGGCCCGGTCAGAGGACCGGTTGCGGTCGCTGGTGGCCGAACTGCCGGGCAAGGCGTCGTGGGTGACGGTGGACGTGGCCGATCTGGAATCGGTCGAGGCGGCGCGCAAGCAGGTCGGAGAGATCGACGGACTGGTCTATCTTGCCGGTGTCTACTGGCCGATGCAGTCGTCCGAATGGGACAACAAGCAGGCCGAGGCGATGGCCAACGTGAATTACGTCGGCGCCAGCCGCGTGATCGGCAGCGTGATGAAGGATTTCACGGCGCGCGACCGGGGGCATATCGTCGTCACCTCCAGCCTGACGGCGTTCCGGGGGTTGCCGGGGACCATCGGCTATACCGCGTCCAAGGCCGCGATCATGTCGCTGGCCGAGTGCATGTATGCTGATCTGCGCAAGACCGGGGTGGACGTGCAGGTCGTCAATCCGGGCTTCGTCAAGACGCAGCTGACCGAGAAGAACGATTTCAACATGCCGTTCATCATGGAGCCTGAAGAGGCGGCGACCGAGATCTTCGACCACATGAACAACCCGACGCGGTTCAAGAAGGGCTTTCCGGTCGTGTTTTCCTGGGTGTTCCGTCTGGCCCAGTTCCTGCCGGACTGGGCCTATTACGGGATCTTCCGCCCGAAGGGCTAG
- a CDS encoding NAD(P)/FAD-dependent oxidoreductase has product MPFETFTNLPRKVAVIGAGISGMGAAHALARDHRVVLFEACPRLGGHARTRMAGPQGDTPVDTGFIVFNYANYPHLTALFDQLSVPVVKSNMSFGASFDGGRLEYALTSLDALFAQRRNVANPYFLRMVRDVLHFNKHGLAACQDTDLTIGGLLAKLGLSDYFRDHYLLPFSGAIWSTPKEKILDFPAYALLKFFDNHALLGATGQHQWYTVEGGSTQYVQRLGADLDRRGVDVRLGTAVAGVRRNAAGVQVRSAGSEWEDFDEVVFASHSDDTLALLADPTPDERAVLGAVKYQANSVVLHSDTAIMPQRRKVWASWIYTESHNKRSDQIDLTYWMNSLQPWLSGADYMVTLNTTRPIREELIWDQTSLRHPVYDTAALAAQVKAQQMNGANRTWFCGAWMKNGFHEDGLSSAYDVVTALNANERLELAAE; this is encoded by the coding sequence ATGCCTTTTGAAACCTTTACCAATCTGCCACGCAAGGTGGCCGTGATCGGTGCCGGCATTTCCGGCATGGGGGCGGCGCATGCGCTGGCGCGCGATCACCGGGTCGTCCTGTTCGAGGCCTGCCCGCGTCTGGGTGGCCATGCCCGCACGCGGATGGCAGGACCGCAGGGCGATACGCCGGTCGATACCGGGTTCATCGTGTTCAACTATGCGAACTACCCGCATCTGACGGCGCTGTTCGACCAGCTGTCCGTGCCGGTCGTGAAAAGCAACATGAGCTTTGGTGCGTCCTTCGATGGCGGGCGGCTGGAATATGCGCTGACCTCGCTGGACGCATTGTTCGCGCAGCGGCGCAATGTGGCGAACCCCTATTTCCTGCGGATGGTCCGCGACGTGCTGCATTTCAACAAGCACGGGCTGGCGGCCTGTCAGGACACCGACCTGACCATCGGCGGGCTGCTGGCCAAGCTGGGGCTGTCCGACTATTTCCGCGACCATTATCTGCTGCCGTTTTCCGGGGCGATCTGGTCGACGCCGAAGGAAAAGATCCTCGATTTTCCGGCCTACGCGCTGCTGAAGTTCTTTGACAATCACGCTCTTCTGGGCGCCACGGGCCAGCATCAATGGTACACGGTCGAAGGCGGCAGCACGCAGTATGTGCAGCGTCTGGGTGCCGATCTGGACAGGCGCGGCGTCGATGTCCGCCTTGGCACGGCGGTCGCAGGCGTGCGCCGCAACGCGGCGGGTGTGCAGGTGCGCAGCGCGGGGTCCGAGTGGGAGGATTTCGACGAGGTCGTCTTTGCCAGCCATTCCGACGACACGCTGGCGCTGCTGGCCGATCCGACGCCGGACGAACGCGCCGTGCTGGGGGCCGTGAAGTATCAGGCCAACAGCGTCGTGCTGCATTCCGATACGGCGATCATGCCGCAGCGGCGCAAGGTCTGGGCGTCCTGGATCTATACCGAGAGCCACAACAAGCGCAGCGACCAGATCGATCTGACCTACTGGATGAACTCGTTGCAGCCGTGGCTGTCGGGCGCGGATTACATGGTCACGCTGAACACCACACGCCCGATCCGCGAGGAGCTGATCTGGGACCAGACCAGCCTGCGCCATCCGGTCTATGACACGGCGGCGCTGGCGGCACAGGTCAAGGCGCAGCAGATGAACGGCGCGAACCGGACGTGGTTTTGCGGCGCTTGGATGAAGAACGGATTCCACGAAGACGGGTTGTCGTCGGCCTATGACGTCGTGACCGCGCTGAACGCGAACGAGCGGCTGGAACTGGCGGCCGAGTGA
- a CDS encoding DUF1365 domain-containing protein: MSGIEHIAGQTFHSRKGAVKNAFRYSIDYVICDAEAEVRGPALFGRNRGGVMSLHDRDHGGAIRDGRGAAWVRAVLAANGIDLRGRIDLLAQPRVLGHVFNPVSFWLIHDDAGVLRCVIAEVGNTFGDRHSYLCRSPNLAPISKDVSLAADKIFHVSPFQPIEGGYVFHFDISAEAVDIRIDYTRGAGGLIATLYGPRRPLTNAGILRAILRRPFGSRRVLALIHWQAVKLWWKGATFRRWSKPPTDEVS; this comes from the coding sequence GTGAGCGGGATCGAACATATCGCCGGTCAGACCTTTCACTCGCGAAAGGGGGCGGTGAAGAACGCCTTTCGCTACTCCATCGACTACGTGATCTGTGACGCCGAGGCGGAGGTGCGCGGCCCCGCGCTCTTTGGGCGGAACCGGGGCGGCGTGATGTCGCTGCACGACAGGGATCATGGTGGTGCCATCAGGGACGGGCGGGGCGCTGCGTGGGTCCGCGCCGTGCTGGCGGCCAATGGGATCGACCTGAGGGGGCGCATCGACCTGCTGGCGCAGCCGCGTGTGCTGGGGCATGTGTTCAACCCCGTCAGCTTCTGGCTGATCCATGACGACGCGGGCGTCCTGCGCTGCGTCATTGCAGAGGTCGGCAATACCTTTGGCGACCGGCATTCGTATCTGTGCCGCAGCCCGAACCTTGCGCCGATCTCGAAGGACGTGTCGCTTGCGGCAGACAAGATCTTTCACGTCTCGCCGTTTCAGCCGATCGAAGGGGGTTACGTCTTTCACTTCGACATCAGCGCCGAGGCGGTCGATATCCGCATTGATTATACCCGTGGCGCGGGCGGCTTGATCGCCACGCTTTACGGTCCGCGCAGGCCGCTGACCAATGCGGGCATCCTGCGGGCCATCCTGCGCCGTCCGTTCGGATCGCGCCGGGTGCTGGCGCTGATCCACTGGCAGGCGGTCAAGCTGTGGTGGAAGGGGGCGACGTTCCGGCGCTGGTCCAAGCCGCCGACGGACGAGGTCAGTTGA
- the mutL gene encoding DNA mismatch repair endonuclease MutL, which translates to MTMPAPQISPDLRPVIRQLDEAAINRIAAGEVVERPASAVKELVENSIDAGATRIEVTIADGGKTLIRVLDDGCGIAAEDLPLALSRHATSKIDGSDLLNIHSFGFRGEALPSLGAVGRLTITSRAGADAATVHVAGGRMGAVTPAALTRGTQVDLADLFYATPARLKFLRTDRAETQAVVDVIRRLAMAEPFVTFILRDATGGDVRTLFRAEGETGDMFDALRGRLRSVLGRDFADNALPLDAARDGFHLTGSAALPTYSKGAAVAQYLNVNGRPVRDRMLLGALRAAYMDVMSRDRHPVACLFVDCDPTLVDVNVHPAKSEVRFRDPAVVRGLIVSGIRHALAEAGHRSATTVGHAVLGAMTPQATPQSAARVYQMDRPSLGQRFTAASMTFQSGFAEQPSARIEPAVEDQGGAERLPLGAARAQLHENYILSQTEAGLVIVDAHAAHERLVYERLKAQMADKGVPAQALLIPEIVDLTPSEADLLLAVADDLAQLGLAIEPFGGGAIAVRETPAILGTVDAKRLILDVLDALQDGGDTAPLRARIDAILSRMACHGSVRTGRRMSGPEMNALLREMEATPLSGQCNHGRPTSVTLSMTDIERLFGRT; encoded by the coding sequence ATGACCATGCCTGCACCCCAGATAAGCCCCGACCTGCGCCCGGTGATCCGTCAACTGGACGAGGCCGCGATCAACCGCATTGCCGCTGGCGAAGTGGTGGAACGGCCCGCCTCTGCGGTCAAGGAACTGGTCGAGAACAGCATCGACGCCGGCGCGACCCGGATCGAGGTGACGATTGCGGACGGTGGCAAGACGCTGATCCGCGTCTTGGACGACGGCTGCGGCATCGCGGCCGAGGACCTGCCGCTAGCCCTGTCGCGGCATGCCACGTCCAAGATCGACGGCAGCGACCTTTTGAACATCCATTCCTTCGGGTTCCGGGGCGAGGCGTTGCCGTCGCTGGGCGCCGTGGGGCGTCTGACGATCACCAGCCGCGCCGGTGCGGATGCGGCGACGGTGCATGTGGCGGGCGGGCGCATGGGGGCGGTGACGCCTGCGGCGCTGACGCGGGGGACGCAGGTCGATCTGGCGGACCTGTTCTATGCCACGCCGGCGCGGCTGAAATTCCTGCGCACCGACCGGGCCGAGACGCAGGCGGTGGTCGACGTGATCCGCAGGCTGGCGATGGCGGAACCCTTCGTGACCTTCATCCTGCGCGATGCGACGGGCGGTGATGTCCGCACCCTGTTCCGCGCCGAGGGCGAGACCGGCGACATGTTCGACGCCCTGCGCGGGCGGCTGCGGTCGGTGCTGGGGCGCGATTTTGCCGACAATGCCTTGCCACTGGACGCCGCGCGGGACGGGTTTCACCTGACCGGATCGGCGGCGCTGCCGACCTATTCCAAGGGTGCTGCCGTCGCCCAATATCTGAACGTGAACGGACGGCCGGTGCGGGACCGGATGCTGCTGGGCGCGCTGCGGGCGGCCTATATGGATGTGATGTCGCGCGACCGGCATCCGGTCGCCTGCCTGTTCGTCGACTGCGATCCGACGCTGGTCGATGTCAACGTGCATCCCGCGAAATCAGAGGTGCGGTTCCGTGACCCCGCTGTCGTGCGCGGGTTGATCGTGTCGGGGATCCGCCACGCGCTGGCCGAGGCGGGGCATCGCAGCGCCACGACGGTCGGTCACGCGGTGCTGGGGGCGATGACGCCGCAGGCAACACCACAGAGTGCGGCGCGGGTCTATCAGATGGACCGGCCGTCGCTGGGGCAACGGTTTACTGCCGCGTCGATGACGTTCCAGTCGGGGTTCGCCGAACAACCCTCTGCCCGGATCGAACCGGCGGTGGAGGATCAGGGCGGCGCCGAGCGTTTGCCGCTGGGCGCCGCGCGGGCGCAACTGCACGAAAACTACATCCTGTCGCAGACCGAGGCGGGGCTGGTCATCGTCGATGCCCATGCCGCCCACGAGCGGCTGGTTTATGAACGCCTGAAGGCGCAGATGGCGGACAAGGGCGTGCCGGCGCAGGCCTTGCTGATCCCCGAGATCGTCGATCTGACACCGTCAGAGGCGGATCTGCTGCTGGCGGTGGCGGATGATCTGGCGCAGCTGGGCCTTGCGATCGAACCCTTCGGCGGCGGGGCCATCGCGGTGCGCGAGACGCCGGCGATCCTTGGGACGGTGGATGCGAAACGCCTGATCCTCGATGTGCTGGATGCGTTGCAGGATGGCGGCGATACGGCGCCCCTGCGCGCCCGCATCGACGCGATCCTGTCGCGGATGGCCTGTCATGGCTCGGTCCGGACCGGGCGGCGCATGTCGGGGCCAGAGATGAACGCCCTGCTGCGCGAGATGGAGGCGACGCCGTTGTCAGGCCAGTGCAACCACGGGCGTCCGACCTCTGTCACGCTGTCGATGACCGATATCGAACGGCTGTTCGGGCGCACATGA
- a CDS encoding DUF3035 domain-containing protein: MLRTLIGLTALTTLMACSGANNGQTGPDEFLVLPTRPLTYPETNALPVPTPGGSNPTDPNPVGQAIAALGGTQSGVTGAIPASDGALVTQAGRYGTTANVRVVAATEEAQLRGRGRVRYSRAQTAQAIDPYAETQRYRAAGVAVPTVPPQN; encoded by the coding sequence ATGCTGCGGACACTGATCGGACTGACGGCCCTGACCACGTTGATGGCGTGCAGTGGGGCAAACAATGGCCAGACCGGTCCGGACGAGTTTCTGGTCCTGCCGACGCGTCCGCTGACCTATCCCGAAACGAATGCGCTGCCGGTGCCGACGCCCGGCGGCAGCAACCCCACCGATCCGAATCCGGTCGGGCAGGCCATCGCGGCGCTGGGCGGCACGCAAAGCGGCGTGACCGGTGCGATCCCCGCCAGCGACGGCGCGCTTGTGACGCAGGCGGGCCGCTATGGCACGACGGCGAACGTCCGTGTCGTGGCCGCGACCGAAGAGGCGCAGCTGCGCGGACGCGGGCGGGTGCGGTATTCGCGCGCCCAGACTGCGCAGGCGATCGACCCTTACGCCGAAACGCAGCGCTATCGCGCCGCGGGTGTCGCCGTGCCGACGGTGCCGCCGCAGAACTGA